The region AAATGCTGGACGAATTAACAGCCTGGATGGATAAAAAAGGATACAAATCTATTGAGGATTTCAAAGGTAAAATGTCCAAAAAGAACATTAAAGACCCTTATGCATATCGCAGGGCTCAGTATATAGACATTCTGTTAAATTCTGAAGAAATTTTCAAATTCAATCCGCAACATTAATAGTAATTCATTTCATGATAAAACGACTGGTTATTTCAATCAGTCGTTTTTTTTTTTACAAAAAAAAAAGAGGCAGTAAACTACCTCTTTTTAAATTAACCAATGTGGTTATTTTATTTTTTAACCGTTTTTACAATAGCTTCAAAAGCTTGCGGATGATTCATTGCAAGGTCGGCTAATGTTTTACGGTTTATCTGGATATCGTGCTTGTGAATTTTACCCATGAATTCTGAGTAAGACATTCCATAATTTCTAACTGCTGCATTGATACGTTGAATCCACAATGCACGGAAATTACGTTTTTTAGTTCTGCGGTCGCGGTACTGGTAACTTAATGCTTTTTCGTGCGCATTTTTAGCTACGGTCCACACATTTTTTCTTGCACCAAAGTAACCTTTGGTTTGTTTTAATACTTTTTTTCTTCTTGCTCTTGATGCAACAGAATTTACTGATCTTGGCATAACATCAAATTTTACGAATTAACAGCGTTCTTTTTCAGAATCTTTAAGGCTGCGTCATTCAAGGTTAATAATTACTTGAGCGCTAAACACTCTTTTACATTTTTCAAATTACTCTTGTCTACTATGGTATAGTAACCAAGATTACGCTTACGTTTCTTCTCCTTTTTTGTCAGGATGTGACTTTTGTAAGCATGCTTTCTCTTAATTTTACCAGTCGCTGTAATCGCAAAGCGTTTTTTAGCGCTGGATTTAGTTTTCATCTTAGGCATCCTTCTACAATTTATATTCTACTTCAAAATAGCTTTCAATTACTTTTTGGGTGCAATAAACATTGTCATACGCTTGCCTTCCAATTTCGGAAGTTTTTCAACCTTGCCGTATTCTTCCAAATCCTGGGCCAGACGCAACAACAAAATTTCACCTTTGTCTTTAAACAAAATGGTACGTCCTTTAAAAAACACGTATGCTTTCAGTTTAGCACCATCCTGAAGAAATTTCATGGCATGATTCTTTTTAAAATTGTAATCATGCTCATCTGTATTGGGACCAAACCTGATCTCTTTGATTACAACTTTGGTAGATTTGGCTTTCATCTCCTTTTGTTTCTTTTTCTGCTCATAAAGAAACTTATTGTAATCCACAATTTTACATACAGGTGGATCTGCTTTTGGCGATATTTCAACCAAATCCAACATTTTCTCTTCCGACATCTTAATTGCTTCATTTAAAGAATAAATGCCGGGGTTGTCTACATTATCACCCACAACTCTTACCTGTTGGGCTCTAATCCCTTCGTTAATTCTGAAACGTGGCTCGTCATTTCTATGACTGGGCCTCTTTTTTCTTCTTTTTTGCGCGATTGTTAAATCCTCCTTCTTTAGTTCAACTTAATTTCAAAAACCTGTGTTTACAGGGTTCGCAAAATAGTGCTGCAAATATCTTAATAAATTTTAACTATACGAAAAATTTTCACTACAAAAATGCGTGTTTCTGTTGAAAAAAAATACTTTAGCTTAAAATTTTTTAAATGTACATTGGTTTAATTTCCGATACTCATGGTTTTTTACATCCTGCAGCTCAAAAACACCTTAAAGATGTAGATGAAATATGGCATGCCGGTGATATTGGATCGCTACAGGTGCTTCAAAAACTGGAAGAATCAGCACCTGTACGTGCTGTTTTTGGAAATATTGATGATGCCGGTTTAAGACGACAACTCCCTGAAATACTTAACTTTAAAATTGGCAATTACAAA is a window of Salinivirga cyanobacteriivorans DNA encoding:
- the infC gene encoding translation initiation factor IF-3, with protein sequence MAQKRRKKRPSHRNDEPRFRINEGIRAQQVRVVGDNVDNPGIYSLNEAIKMSEEKMLDLVEISPKADPPVCKIVDYNKFLYEQKKKQKEMKAKSTKVVIKEIRFGPNTDEHDYNFKKNHAMKFLQDGAKLKAYVFFKGRTILFKDKGEILLLRLAQDLEEYGKVEKLPKLEGKRMTMFIAPKK
- the rplT gene encoding 50S ribosomal protein L20 gives rise to the protein MPRSVNSVASRARRKKVLKQTKGYFGARKNVWTVAKNAHEKALSYQYRDRRTKKRNFRALWIQRINAAVRNYGMSYSEFMGKIHKHDIQINRKTLADLAMNHPQAFEAIVKTVKK
- the rpmI gene encoding 50S ribosomal protein L35; protein product: MPKMKTKSSAKKRFAITATGKIKRKHAYKSHILTKKEKKRKRNLGYYTIVDKSNLKNVKECLALK